Proteins from a single region of Candidatus Woesearchaeota archaeon:
- the argS gene encoding arginine--tRNA ligase yields the protein MVSVPMNIREELVNALTQHTSLPNETIDALLSTPPDTKLGDFTFPCFKLAKNPNQAAQELHAKISESTLPDYLAKIQVMGGYLNFFVNTSFLAQQVITTILQNPQQYGKAHEKKSILIEYCGPNTNKPLHLGHIRNMALGNAMCRMLTFQGNTIHPVNIINDRGVHICKSMLAYQKWGHNQPPTKKSDHYVGDFYVLFAQKLKEDPTLEEQAQHMLVAWENNDPAVRTIWKKMNQWVLEGFAQTYQRFGISFEKEYFESEIYEKGKEMAFAGLHQGLFIKDDKKAIVAPLAKYNLTDKIVLRGDGTSIYITQDMYLAKQRYEDYKFDEMMYVVASEQRLHFQQLFAILDLLGHSFAKSLFHLSYGLVNLPTGRMKSREGTVVDADDFMDEMSNLAYAEVEKRYATLSAQEKRVRAEAIGLAAIKFFMLKTDPVRDIIFNPEESLSFDGETGPYLQYTYARASSIMRKAPTPTVHFDSNQFLELSEQSLIRLLSQFPLRIHEATSGKKPHILCRYLLDLSQKFNEFYHACRVLTDDIECSNARLALVHATHHVLGQGLSLLGITALEEM from the coding sequence ATGGTCTCGGTCCCAATGAACATTCGCGAAGAATTAGTAAATGCCCTCACACAGCATACTTCTCTACCCAACGAAACTATTGATGCATTGCTCTCTACTCCTCCCGATACCAAACTCGGCGACTTTACTTTTCCTTGTTTTAAACTAGCCAAAAATCCTAATCAAGCAGCGCAAGAATTGCATGCAAAAATCTCAGAATCAACTCTCCCTGATTATCTTGCCAAAATCCAAGTTATGGGGGGATATCTTAACTTCTTTGTCAATACTTCTTTTCTTGCGCAACAAGTAATTACCACCATTCTTCAAAACCCACAACAATATGGAAAAGCTCACGAAAAAAAATCCATTTTGATTGAGTATTGTGGTCCTAACACCAACAAACCGCTTCACCTTGGTCATATTCGTAATATGGCATTGGGCAACGCCATGTGCCGCATGCTTACATTTCAAGGAAATACGATTCATCCTGTCAATATCATCAATGATCGCGGTGTCCATATTTGTAAATCAATGCTGGCCTATCAAAAATGGGGACACAACCAACCACCTACTAAAAAAAGTGATCATTACGTCGGTGACTTTTATGTCCTATTTGCCCAAAAACTCAAAGAAGATCCTACTCTTGAAGAACAGGCGCAACACATGCTTGTAGCTTGGGAAAATAACGATCCTGCAGTTCGCACTATCTGGAAAAAGATGAACCAATGGGTACTAGAAGGATTTGCGCAGACCTACCAGCGATTTGGCATTTCATTCGAAAAAGAATATTTTGAATCAGAAATTTATGAGAAAGGAAAAGAAATGGCATTTGCCGGATTACATCAAGGTCTCTTCATTAAAGACGACAAAAAAGCCATCGTTGCTCCTCTTGCAAAATATAATCTCACAGATAAAATCGTCTTACGTGGAGACGGAACAAGTATTTATATCACTCAGGATATGTATCTTGCCAAACAGCGCTACGAAGATTACAAATTCGATGAAATGATGTATGTTGTCGCATCCGAACAACGACTTCACTTTCAACAGCTTTTTGCTATTCTTGATTTATTAGGGCACTCTTTTGCCAAATCACTCTTTCATTTGAGTTATGGTTTAGTTAATCTTCCTACGGGAAGGATGAAATCTCGTGAAGGAACAGTTGTTGATGCTGATGATTTCATGGATGAGATGTCTAATCTAGCCTATGCTGAAGTGGAAAAACGTTATGCTACACTTAGCGCGCAAGAGAAAAGAGTGCGAGCTGAAGCTATTGGTCTAGCCGCAATTAAATTCTTCATGCTCAAAACAGATCCAGTACGCGACATCATTTTCAATCCAGAAGAATCACTTAGCTTTGATGGTGAAACAGGGCCATATCTTCAATACACTTATGCTCGAGCAAGTTCCATTATGCGTAAAGCTCCAACACCTACTGTTCACTTTGATTCAAATCAATTTCTTGAACTTTCGGAACAATCTTTAATTCGTTTGTTAAGTCAATTCCCTCTGCGTATCCATGAAGCAACCTCTGGTAAGAAACCCCACATTCTCTGTCGTTATTTGTTAGATCTCTCCCAGAAATTCAATGAATTTTATCATGCCTGCCGAGTACTTACAGACGATATTGAGTGTTCCAATGCTCGCCTTGCTTTAGTTCACGCAACACATCACGTGCTTGGACAAGGATTAAGTCTGTTAGGAATCACAGCTCTTGAAGAAATGTAG
- a CDS encoding divalent-cation tolerance protein CutA gives MAKKQNMTKLPINTKLTPHTKPTLNIKSNLNVLNIIYTTLPSQESASSLAQNLLQKKYIACATLFPTTSMYGWKGQLEKVNEWILLCKTLPEKVSQVRQEIEKTHPYETPCILVFKDLESNSSYFVWACASTQTSRDQTKK, from the coding sequence GTGGCAAAAAAACAGAATATGACTAAACTCCCCATTAACACTAAACTCACTCCTCACACTAAACCTACTCTTAACATTAAATCTAATCTTAACGTCCTTAACATTATATATACTACGCTGCCTTCGCAAGAAAGCGCATCTTCACTCGCACAAAATCTTCTCCAGAAGAAATACATTGCCTGCGCAACCCTCTTTCCTACTACTAGCATGTATGGATGGAAAGGTCAGCTTGAAAAAGTTAATGAGTGGATTCTTCTTTGTAAAACTCTTCCTGAAAAAGTCTCTCAAGTACGTCAAGAAATAGAGAAGACTCATCCTTATGAAACACCCTGCATTCTCGTATTTAAAGATCTCGAGAGTAACTCTTCCTATTTTGTATGGGCGTGTGCATCTACTCAAACTTCTCGGGATCAAACGAAGAAATAA
- a CDS encoding 50S ribosomal protein L16 encodes MARLRKFAAYQNLERPYTRISKYTKKNYVRGGFPSLKITKFDMGTPQKTYDTIVRLCVTQDMNIRQNALEAARQTSNRALEKTIGKDYHLRLKLYPFHVLRENPLASGAGADRMSTGMQKAYGKPIGVAARVRNGQTVFELRLPQAHIATGRLAMERAAKKLPCHCKVEVIAKATA; translated from the coding sequence ATGGCACGTTTACGCAAATTCGCAGCATATCAAAATCTTGAAAGACCTTACACTCGTATTAGTAAATACACAAAAAAGAATTATGTACGGGGCGGTTTTCCTAGCTTAAAAATTACCAAATTCGACATGGGTACTCCCCAAAAAACGTACGATACAATTGTTCGTCTCTGTGTTACACAAGATATGAACATCCGACAAAACGCCCTTGAAGCAGCTCGTCAGACTTCTAACCGGGCATTGGAAAAAACAATCGGAAAAGATTATCATCTTCGTCTTAAACTCTACCCATTCCACGTTCTTCGTGAAAACCCATTAGCATCAGGAGCAGGTGCAGACCGTATGAGTACAGGTATGCAGAAGGCGTACGGTAAACCTATTGGGGTTGCTGCGCGGGTTCGAAATGGTCAAACTGTTTTTGAACTTCGCTTACCACAAGCTCATATTGCTACTGGTCGCTTGGCTATGGAAAGGGCAGCTAAAAAACTTCCTTGCCATTGTAAAGTCGAAGTTATTGCAAAAGCAACAGCGTAA